The sequence AGTTCCATTGCTTCTTTCTTATGTAGAAAGTTGTTTAGATCATAAGCGATCTTTGAGCTACTCTTGAATTGATCAACAAACTTTTTCTATAGTAATGTAAAATACACAGTATTAACTCGAGACAAGTTAAATTAtaattaatcattaaataatatttCAACAGTTAAAAATAACACTATCAAATAATCAaacaatcaataacaattttaaatCTCATCGACAAAAATcataaatatttttcttatttttattgacCAATTTTGATAATTAAACTAAGTGATGCTTTAATCTGCCATATTCCAACAGGGATGCGAGCATAAAGATAATAAAATTAGATTTGCAGCCACTGAGACAGTACAACTATGTTGCATGCAACAGGGAGCATACGTAAAAGGACAACTGTTATACAAAACATGTGTTAAGGACGTGGTGTGCGGGGACGACCGCTGGCCTTTCCACATAGGAGAGCATTATGAGGAATATCATACTCGTCTCTCAGTGATTTTACTGGAGATTTAACCCTCAAGTAGGTTTGCTGACCAAGGTACTGCCTTTCCCATGTTTCTGATCTCAGGTTCCACATTCCTGCGTTATCTAAGCTTAAAAGAATGGCAGTCCATGACTTTGGATAAACCTGAACAAAACCCATCAAAAAAATATGAGTAGATGAATTCCAATGAAGTGTAAATGCAACCCACATGCACTGTAATTCACAGGTGTGTGTGTATATGTCACAATAGTGTTTCTTATTTAGTAGGAAATGATTGATTTGATTCCACACCTGTGTTGTACAGCGAGAAACTGCATCGAACAGATTATAAACCTTTCTGCTTGCAGATGTCCATTCTCCTCCATCCATTCTGTTAAAAGTGTAATCTTGAGAAACATAATGAAAGGGGCAGGACAGGAAAGATATGAGAATTTGAAAAATTTGTAACTTACCCTGCCACAAAGAAGGAGTATCCATCCAAATGCCATGATTGAATTGTGCTCTCATAGTTCTGGAACACAATCTCAATGAAAGCCCTGTACTCTCCAGAGATCACAGCAGTCTGCAAGTAAGGAGATCTGCCATCTGGATTATTTGGAATGCCACCTAAATTGAATATTCCACCAATGTTGTAGTAATCTGCAAGTTTGAGTGGTGTGCCAGGGAACAAGAAGGAAACACCATTCACTGCATAGCGTTGTTTTCCATTGATGGAGTTGTCAGAATTGGCAAGCTTGATGGTACGAGTAATGGTGATGTTTCCATAATGATATGATCCTTGGGGATTAGGGCGAGCTGCACTGGCTGTCAAGTTCCATCTGTACAAAATTTACAGAGAAATCAACTAAAATAACCAGGGCTGCATCAAAAACCACATTTTTAAGAGCAAAATGCAAGCAGTTTTAGAGCCAAACCTGATGGATCTTGCCTGGTTAAGGGACCAATCAATCTGAATAGTTGGGCCCCCTGGAATAGGTCCAGAAACAGCCTTCTTAGAATTGCTGTAATGGAAAATTCCTACACCAGTCAGAATTGGACTGGTGAAACGAGTTGATGCAACCATGTAGTAGTCCTGAGGTGGTTGATTAGCAGTGACCAGAACAGAGTAGCTCTGACCAACATGGATGTCTAGGGAATCGTAGATATTTTGGACAGTGTGAGATCCCTCCACTTCAACAAGCTTTAGTTTGTGACCTTGAATCCTGAAATTCAGAGAGGATGACAATCCCACATTTGATATCCGGAGTCTATAAGTTTTACCTGCAATTAAACAGACCCAAGGAATTAGATATTGCTTGCAAAGTACCCAGATCTCAGTCATCTTAAACAGGCATCTTTCAGTGGCAGATCTACCAATACCAATTTGATCTTACCTTGATTCACTGTTAGTGAATAATCTTTTGGGCCTCGGCCATTGATAAGAACCCCATCAGGTTTACCCAGAGATTTACCATAGTCAAGTGTTCTCctaaggacctgcacagtttgcaCACAAGTAGCAAATGCTTAGAGAGATTTTTGTTATAAGAGAGAGTGGCCAAAGCAATGTTCTTGGGCAGAACTTCAACCTAAGCAATAATCATTACAATAAAGAACTTATCCCTTCAGTTAGtttcaaattgaatatttaaaaCTTGTGTTTTGTTGTCAGTAAAGATAACTCACAGAGTGATTGGTCTTGTACCAGTCACCTATCAGCAGAGTAATGTCACCATCAGGAGCAGGGAATGGAACGGGGATTAAGGGCCTGCTAGCAACTTTAATACCTCCGAATCCCCCTGCTGCCTTGTGGAAGTATAGGGATGGGAAATAGAAATAGCTTCCTATCTGATCCTTCATTTGGAACTTGTATGTAAAGTTTTTTCCAGCAGGTATGGGACAGTTGGTTCCAAAAACTCCATCTTGCCAGGAATTTTTCCTCTGTTGTATCCCATTCCTGTAACATAAATTTCTGCTCAGTCAATACTCAAATTACAAATTAAGTGCATTTAAAACAACGAGATATAGCAAGTAAATTCATCAGATAAAACAATCAGATTTAGCAAGTAAATTCATCAGATTTCCACAGTCAATGATATTATGTAGAAATCTACAAAGACCTGAGATTCAGAACATACCATGACAATAAAAAAGGCTGATCTAAACCATTATATACATTAATAATAATGTTGTCGTTTGTTACACTGTCAATCTGAGGCCCAGGAAACTGACCATTGATTAAAATTCCCTGCAACAAACAATGAGACAGATCTTAGAGAGATGTGGACAAGTAACTTTTCATGGCATTAAATGTAGTTTAGTAATACTATACTTATATTCTATTTTCAAAGAAACAAAGAGAAAATCACCTGCTGAGTGACACCTAGAGGGCTTATAGTGCCATATGTAACTTTCCATGTAAAGAACTTGTATGGATCTTCAGCTACACCAGAGGAACTAAACAATGCTATCATGAAACACATATGAACAATGAGACACCACATAGAATCCATTGATCTCTCTGTCCCAACACCTCTACTCTTGATAAATTCCCTGCACCCTGCACATAAACAGTATTTTAACTTCATAAAAAGTTGTTCCTTCCTCTTTACAGTAATTGAACCAGAGAAGAAAAATGCACCCAAACAATCCACATTAGCAACCTATaaagattacaagaaaagcataatCTCTCACAGTAAAAGTTCCTagataccaatcaacaaaatcctatACAAACAATTTTCTACCTTACTCTGGATCTGCCCACAAAAGCAGCTTATCTGTGCATTTACATTCTAAGTCAGGCCTTCACTCTTTAACATGTCTGCATTATATATAAAAATCTTATCTTGTGGCCATTAAATTATACCATTCTGTAATGCCTCAAGATTCAACTTTTTTCGAGGAGGATCATGTTGTATCCATCAACCTTCCCGCGAAAACGTGGAGCTCATACAACCATAACAAATTTGAACATAATATAGAATGCTAATATTAAACATCCCTTATGAAACTTTTTCTCTACAATCTATTTGCTCTTCATTTTCAGTTTTCTTTTTAACATTTGATAATGGATCATAGAACGCGATCAAAAGGTTGATGCAAAGAACTTTACATAATTGAATCCAGAAACAGCACTTACTATTTTCAACATAGACCCTAGAAATTTAATACCTCTGACAACATTTTATTGTTATCtccatgatagaaaatagaatcttaaaaaaaaattaaatactaaaaaattatCATATAATTTTATCTGAAAAGAcacataattattattatatattataaaaatattatatcattCAAACATACTCTAATTTCAATTTCCAATCTAAATGTCAGTACGTTTCCAACTTAACAAACATTAATTGCAGATCAATTTAAAAATTAACAACATATATTTTATTACcattatcaaaaatcaaacaaatttatAGTAAATTAATAAAAGTATAATAAATTTTATCATCTAATCATAAactgaattaaaaaaaattaaaataaggtacaaaattgaagaaaaaaggtagaaaAAAGGTTAAACAATGTAAATTGATGATGAAAAGCAATATGATGTGCTTTAGCGCACATGGAGAGCAAAAGGGCGTGAAGCGTGTGGTCCGCCACTAAACATTCCGCGTAAATGACTTTATGACTTCATATTCTACATTTGGCACGTGCCacctaaatttttaatattttaaaattagccGGCTAAGTCACGGAGATGGACAAGTATAATAGATCTAACAAAGTGTCAAGCATGTGAGCGTCCCAATCCAAGGACGTGCTTTTTGGGGATCTGAGTAGATTattcatatttttctattttaGGAAAATCATTTCTGTAGTATTGGTACATTTTAGGGGTTGGATAGTCGTTTTCGAAATGAT is a genomic window of Cryptomeria japonica chromosome 7, Sugi_1.0, whole genome shotgun sequence containing:
- the LOC131040390 gene encoding L-ascorbate oxidase homolog; the encoded protein is MDSMWCLIVHMCFMIALFSSSGVAEDPYKFFTWKVTYGTISPLGVTQQGILINGQFPGPQIDSVTNDNIIINVYNGLDQPFLLSWNGIQQRKNSWQDGVFGTNCPIPAGKNFTYKFQMKDQIGSYFYFPSLYFHKAAGGFGGIKVASRPLIPVPFPAPDGDITLLIGDWYKTNHSVLRRTLDYGKSLGKPDGVLINGRGPKDYSLTVNQGKTYRLRISNVGLSSSLNFRIQGHKLKLVEVEGSHTVQNIYDSLDIHVGQSYSVLVTANQPPQDYYMVASTRFTSPILTGVGIFHYSNSKKAVSGPIPGGPTIQIDWSLNQARSIRWNLTASAARPNPQGSYHYGNITITRTIKLANSDNSINGKQRYAVNGVSFLFPGTPLKLADYYNIGGIFNLGGIPNNPDGRSPYLQTAVISGEYRAFIEIVFQNYESTIQSWHLDGYSFFVAGMDGGEWTSASRKVYNLFDAVSRCTTQVYPKSWTAILLSLDNAGMWNLRSETWERQYLGQQTYLRVKSPVKSLRDEYDIPHNALLCGKASGRPRTPRP